A stretch of the Arachis stenosperma cultivar V10309 chromosome 6, arast.V10309.gnm1.PFL2, whole genome shotgun sequence genome encodes the following:
- the LOC130932642 gene encoding fructokinase-like 2, chloroplastic isoform X2, which yields MLYLPRSRRKNAFRNVSDRVWKHGIDIQGKDDVDNMSGCKWSHVAMARRKASLDSDIGKSNENDAVVEKKTSRSSKTKRVTARTKKKSTDGSPEENIDASANEGLTSSSDDSKKRTRRTRKKVTSVSADLEEDTEVKEEKKVRRRRKPKEEKVIIEDKASEGETSDKEETSFIENVDDESDDDLEWVNYDEEDISYTYGWPPLVCCFGAAQYSFVPSGRPANRLINHDIHETMKDALWSPEKFVRAPGTSAGTVAIALASLGGKVAFMGKLGDDDYGQAMLYYMNVNKVQTRSVRVDSRRSTAASSMKIGKRSKLKMSCVKPCAEDCLTKTEINVDVLKEAKMFYFSTHSLLDRNMRSTTLQAIKIAKKFGAVVFYDLNLPMPLWQSREETKTFIQKVWNLADIIEVTKQELEFLCGITPTEEFDTKNNDWSKFVHYEREVVAPLWHEKLKILFVTNGTSKIHYYTQEFDGAILGMEDPPITPFTCDMSASGDGIVAALMRMLTVQPDFITDKEYLERSIKYAIDCGVVDQWIQGRVRGFPPREDMDDVIPDDNGIRSITETEYRTIKSDRELEPEDALEPVS from the exons ATGTTGTATCTTCCTAGGTCTAGAAGGAAAAATGCATTCCGAAATGTAAGTGATCGTGTGTGGAAGCATGGGATTGATATTCAAGGCAAAGATGATGTTGATAACAT GTCCGGATGTAAATGGAGTCATGTTGCAATGGCTAGGAGGAAAGCTTCTCTTGATTCTGATATAGGAAAGTCCAATGAAAATGATGCAGTGGTGGAAAAGAAGACTTCTAGATCATCTAAAACGAAGAGGGTGACAGCGAGGACGAAGAAAAAATCCACAGATGGGTCCCCTGAGGAGAACATTGATGCTTCCGCCAATGAAGGCTTAACTTCCTCTAGCGATGATTCCAAGAAGAGAACTCGAAGGACTCGAAAAAAAG TTACATCTGTATCTGCTGATTTGGAAGAAGATACGGAAGTCAAGGAAGAGAAAAAGGTTCGAAGACGAAGGAAACCTAAGGAGGAGAAGGTAATTATAGAGGATAAGGCTAGCGAAGGTGAAACAAGTGACAAAGAGGAGACTTCCTTTATTGAAAATGTGGATGATGAAAGTGATGATGACTTAGAATGGGTAAATTATGATGAAGAAGATATTAGCTATACTTATGGTTGGCCTCCCCTTGTTTGTTGCTTTGGAGCCGCACAGTATTCATTTGTTCCTTCGGGGAGGCCAGCCAATAGGCTTATAAATCATGACATTCATGAAACAATGAAGGATGCATTGTGGAGCCCTGAAAAATTTGTCAGGGCCCCTGGTACCTCGGCTGGTACTGTTGCCATTGCTCTTGCCAGCTTGGGTGGTAAGGTTGCTTTCATGGGAAAGCTTGGGGATGACGATTATGGTCAAGCAATGCTGTATTATATGAATGTGAATAAAGTTCAAACCCGATCAGTCCGTGTTGATAGTAGAAGGTCTACTGCTGCGTCATCGATGAAGATTGGTAAAAGGAGTAAACTGAAAATGAGTTGCGTAAAACCCTGTGCTGAAGATTGTTTGACAAAGACAGAGATAAATGTTGATGTGCTGAAAGAG GCAAAAATGTTCTACTTTAGCACACATTCCTTGCTTGATCGTAACATGAGATCCACTACACTACAAGCGATAAAGATTGCGAAGAAATTTGGAGCAGTTGTTTTCTATGATCTAAACCTTCCTATGCCACTATGGCAATCTAGGGAAGAAACTAAAACTTTCATTCAGAAAGTATGGAATCTAGCAGACATTATTGAGGTCACTAAGCAAGAACTAGAATTTTTATGTGGGATCACACCAACAGAAGAATTTGACACCAAAAATAACGATTGGTCCAAGTTTGTCCATTATGAACGTGAAGTGGTAGCACCACTTTGGCATGAGAAGCTTAAGATTTTGTTTGTGACTAATGGAACTTCCAAGATACATTACTACACTCAGGAGTTTGATGGTGCTATTCTTGGTATGGAGGACCCTCCGATCACCCCATTCACTTGTGATATGTCAGCATCTGGAGATGGCATTGTTGCAG CTCTCATGCGAATGTTAACAGTTCAGCCTGATTTCATAACTGATAAAGAATACCTGGAGCGTAGCATCAAGTATGCAATTGATTGTGGGGTTGTAGACCAATGGATTCAAGGCCGAGTGCGTGGCTTTCCTCCACGCGAAGATATGGATGACGTGATTCCCGACGACAATGGTATACGCTCAATTACTGAAACCGAATACCGCACGATAAAGAGTGACCGAGAATTAGAGCCTGAGGACGCATTAGAGCCTGTTAGTTGA
- the LOC130932642 gene encoding fructokinase-like 2, chloroplastic isoform X1, which yields MPTACGHSLFSDFPLSCSSLFVADRCVLSLVRLRSSPPPSLSLTPCSISSTPPVHNFRSRRKNAFRNVSDRVWKHGIDIQGKDDVDNMSGCKWSHVAMARRKASLDSDIGKSNENDAVVEKKTSRSSKTKRVTARTKKKSTDGSPEENIDASANEGLTSSSDDSKKRTRRTRKKVTSVSADLEEDTEVKEEKKVRRRRKPKEEKVIIEDKASEGETSDKEETSFIENVDDESDDDLEWVNYDEEDISYTYGWPPLVCCFGAAQYSFVPSGRPANRLINHDIHETMKDALWSPEKFVRAPGTSAGTVAIALASLGGKVAFMGKLGDDDYGQAMLYYMNVNKVQTRSVRVDSRRSTAASSMKIGKRSKLKMSCVKPCAEDCLTKTEINVDVLKEAKMFYFSTHSLLDRNMRSTTLQAIKIAKKFGAVVFYDLNLPMPLWQSREETKTFIQKVWNLADIIEVTKQELEFLCGITPTEEFDTKNNDWSKFVHYEREVVAPLWHEKLKILFVTNGTSKIHYYTQEFDGAILGMEDPPITPFTCDMSASGDGIVAALMRMLTVQPDFITDKEYLERSIKYAIDCGVVDQWIQGRVRGFPPREDMDDVIPDDNGIRSITETEYRTIKSDRELEPEDALEPVS from the exons ATGCCGACGGCTTGTGGTCATTCTTTGTTCTCTGACTTCCCTCTGTCATGTTCGTCTCTGTTCGTCGCTGACCGCTGTGTTCTCTCTCTCGTTCGACTCCGTTCATCGCCTCCGCCGTCTCTTTCTCTGACTCCCTgctccatctcatccaccccaCCAGTTCACAACTTCAG GTCTAGAAGGAAAAATGCATTCCGAAATGTAAGTGATCGTGTGTGGAAGCATGGGATTGATATTCAAGGCAAAGATGATGTTGATAACAT GTCCGGATGTAAATGGAGTCATGTTGCAATGGCTAGGAGGAAAGCTTCTCTTGATTCTGATATAGGAAAGTCCAATGAAAATGATGCAGTGGTGGAAAAGAAGACTTCTAGATCATCTAAAACGAAGAGGGTGACAGCGAGGACGAAGAAAAAATCCACAGATGGGTCCCCTGAGGAGAACATTGATGCTTCCGCCAATGAAGGCTTAACTTCCTCTAGCGATGATTCCAAGAAGAGAACTCGAAGGACTCGAAAAAAAG TTACATCTGTATCTGCTGATTTGGAAGAAGATACGGAAGTCAAGGAAGAGAAAAAGGTTCGAAGACGAAGGAAACCTAAGGAGGAGAAGGTAATTATAGAGGATAAGGCTAGCGAAGGTGAAACAAGTGACAAAGAGGAGACTTCCTTTATTGAAAATGTGGATGATGAAAGTGATGATGACTTAGAATGGGTAAATTATGATGAAGAAGATATTAGCTATACTTATGGTTGGCCTCCCCTTGTTTGTTGCTTTGGAGCCGCACAGTATTCATTTGTTCCTTCGGGGAGGCCAGCCAATAGGCTTATAAATCATGACATTCATGAAACAATGAAGGATGCATTGTGGAGCCCTGAAAAATTTGTCAGGGCCCCTGGTACCTCGGCTGGTACTGTTGCCATTGCTCTTGCCAGCTTGGGTGGTAAGGTTGCTTTCATGGGAAAGCTTGGGGATGACGATTATGGTCAAGCAATGCTGTATTATATGAATGTGAATAAAGTTCAAACCCGATCAGTCCGTGTTGATAGTAGAAGGTCTACTGCTGCGTCATCGATGAAGATTGGTAAAAGGAGTAAACTGAAAATGAGTTGCGTAAAACCCTGTGCTGAAGATTGTTTGACAAAGACAGAGATAAATGTTGATGTGCTGAAAGAG GCAAAAATGTTCTACTTTAGCACACATTCCTTGCTTGATCGTAACATGAGATCCACTACACTACAAGCGATAAAGATTGCGAAGAAATTTGGAGCAGTTGTTTTCTATGATCTAAACCTTCCTATGCCACTATGGCAATCTAGGGAAGAAACTAAAACTTTCATTCAGAAAGTATGGAATCTAGCAGACATTATTGAGGTCACTAAGCAAGAACTAGAATTTTTATGTGGGATCACACCAACAGAAGAATTTGACACCAAAAATAACGATTGGTCCAAGTTTGTCCATTATGAACGTGAAGTGGTAGCACCACTTTGGCATGAGAAGCTTAAGATTTTGTTTGTGACTAATGGAACTTCCAAGATACATTACTACACTCAGGAGTTTGATGGTGCTATTCTTGGTATGGAGGACCCTCCGATCACCCCATTCACTTGTGATATGTCAGCATCTGGAGATGGCATTGTTGCAG CTCTCATGCGAATGTTAACAGTTCAGCCTGATTTCATAACTGATAAAGAATACCTGGAGCGTAGCATCAAGTATGCAATTGATTGTGGGGTTGTAGACCAATGGATTCAAGGCCGAGTGCGTGGCTTTCCTCCACGCGAAGATATGGATGACGTGATTCCCGACGACAATGGTATACGCTCAATTACTGAAACCGAATACCGCACGATAAAGAGTGACCGAGAATTAGAGCCTGAGGACGCATTAGAGCCTGTTAGTTGA